In Blastopirellula sp. J2-11, a single genomic region encodes these proteins:
- a CDS encoding PVC-type heme-binding CxxCH protein, which translates to MKMASKLFALTLFAAAISLAGAVRAESKLELKKRDKIVYIGNTLAERMQYYPRFETLLQARFPELELQVRNLGWSADEIELRPRSKDFQDHGHNLEDHKPDVILAFFGFNESFAGPGGLPKFEEDFTKFVKTTSTTKYNGESAPQLVIVSPIPNEDLHSRTLPNGQVNNKNIELYAAAMKKIAAANNVVFVDVYAPMKEKLAADTDLTINTVHLNDDGYKAFAEVLDAGLFGAAPKYKCDLEKLHAEVFEKDLQFYYDHRAVNGFYIYGGRKNPFGVVNFPAEFEKLRKMIAVRDQRIWAVAAGKDVPAKIEDSGTGEFTKIESNVDRPISFDTPEEALKSFKLPEGYEINLFASEQDFPELRNPVQFAFDAKGRLWVATMESYPMYLPGTPVDDKILIFEDTNGDGKADKKTVFADGLHLPTGLELGDGGAYVAAQPNLIFLKDTDGDDKADVKTYLLHGFDSADSHHSLSAFTWGPGGALYFQEGTFHHTQIETPYGPSRVKNAGVFRYEPLTAKVDIFVSYSFANPWGHTFDDWGQDFVADASGGANYFAAGFSGDVDYPNKHPGMKQFLKKQWRPTSGCEFVSSRNFPESAQGNYLLNNCIGFQGVLQYKMKEDGSGFAADPVEPLLQSSDLNFRPVDLQFGPDGALYIVDWYNPLVGHMQHSVRDPKRDNTHGRIWRITYTGNDLVKPAKIAGESIPNLLELLKSYEYRTRYRVRRELRERDAQQVDAELAKWIAGLDANDKLYEHNLLEALWVKQNLDMVDQDLLAKLLRASDPRARAAATRVLCYWRDQVEEPLAMLQSQVNDENPRVRLEAVRALSFFDTQEALDIALESLAYDQDYYLEYTLGETIKTLEGRVGAKN; encoded by the coding sequence ATGAAGATGGCGTCGAAGTTATTTGCCCTGACCCTGTTCGCCGCTGCGATTTCGCTGGCCGGCGCGGTTCGAGCCGAATCGAAGCTTGAGCTGAAAAAAAGGGACAAGATCGTCTATATCGGCAACACCCTAGCCGAGCGGATGCAGTATTATCCGCGATTTGAAACCTTGTTGCAGGCTCGCTTTCCAGAATTAGAGTTGCAGGTTCGCAACTTGGGCTGGTCGGCGGACGAAATCGAACTGCGTCCCCGCAGCAAAGATTTCCAAGATCATGGCCACAATCTTGAAGATCACAAGCCTGACGTGATCTTGGCCTTCTTCGGATTCAACGAATCGTTCGCCGGACCGGGAGGACTGCCGAAGTTTGAAGAAGATTTCACCAAGTTCGTCAAAACGACTTCGACCACCAAGTACAACGGCGAATCAGCGCCGCAATTGGTGATTGTCTCGCCGATCCCGAACGAAGATCTGCATAGCCGCACGTTGCCCAACGGCCAAGTGAACAATAAGAACATTGAACTGTACGCCGCCGCGATGAAGAAGATCGCCGCAGCGAACAACGTCGTGTTTGTCGACGTTTACGCTCCGATGAAAGAAAAGCTGGCGGCCGACACCGATCTGACGATCAACACCGTTCATCTGAACGATGACGGTTACAAAGCGTTCGCCGAAGTTCTGGACGCCGGTTTGTTTGGCGCGGCGCCCAAATACAAATGCGATCTGGAGAAGCTGCACGCCGAGGTCTTTGAAAAAGATCTGCAATTCTATTACGACCATCGCGCGGTCAACGGCTTTTACATTTACGGCGGACGGAAGAATCCGTTTGGCGTCGTCAACTTTCCGGCCGAATTTGAAAAGCTCCGCAAGATGATCGCAGTGCGCGATCAACGTATCTGGGCGGTCGCCGCCGGCAAAGATGTTCCGGCGAAGATCGAAGATTCGGGTACCGGTGAGTTCACCAAAATCGAATCCAATGTCGATCGTCCGATCTCATTTGACACGCCCGAAGAAGCGCTGAAAAGCTTCAAGTTGCCGGAAGGCTACGAGATCAATCTGTTCGCTTCGGAGCAAGACTTTCCGGAACTGCGTAACCCCGTTCAGTTCGCTTTCGACGCGAAGGGGCGTTTGTGGGTCGCAACGATGGAAAGCTATCCGATGTATCTGCCGGGAACTCCGGTCGATGACAAGATCTTGATCTTTGAAGACACCAACGGTGACGGCAAAGCGGACAAGAAGACGGTGTTCGCCGATGGTCTGCATCTGCCGACCGGTTTGGAGTTGGGGGATGGCGGCGCCTACGTCGCTGCTCAGCCGAACTTGATCTTTTTGAAGGATACCGACGGTGACGACAAAGCGGACGTCAAAACCTATCTGCTGCACGGTTTTGACTCGGCCGACTCGCACCACTCGCTGAGCGCCTTCACGTGGGGACCCGGCGGCGCGTTGTACTTCCAGGAAGGAACATTCCACCACACGCAAATCGAAACTCCGTACGGTCCATCGCGTGTTAAAAACGCAGGCGTTTTTCGCTACGAACCGTTGACCGCCAAGGTCGACATCTTCGTTTCCTATTCATTCGCCAATCCGTGGGGGCATACGTTTGATGATTGGGGACAAGACTTTGTCGCCGACGCATCGGGCGGAGCCAACTACTTTGCCGCCGGCTTTAGCGGCGATGTCGATTACCCCAACAAGCACCCGGGGATGAAGCAATTTTTGAAAAAGCAGTGGCGTCCTACTTCGGGTTGCGAATTTGTTTCAAGCCGCAACTTCCCAGAGTCGGCCCAAGGCAATTACCTGCTGAACAACTGCATCGGCTTCCAAGGCGTGTTGCAGTACAAGATGAAAGAGGATGGTTCGGGCTTCGCCGCCGACCCGGTCGAACCGCTGTTGCAGTCTTCGGACCTCAACTTCCGCCCGGTCGATTTGCAGTTTGGTCCGGATGGCGCGTTGTACATCGTTGACTGGTACAACCCGCTGGTTGGTCATATGCAGCACTCGGTTCGCGACCCGAAACGAGACAACACGCATGGCCGTATCTGGCGCATCACCTACACCGGCAATGACTTGGTCAAACCGGCCAAGATCGCCGGCGAGTCGATTCCGAATTTGTTGGAATTGCTGAAGTCGTACGAGTACCGCACGCGTTATCGCGTTCGTCGCGAATTGCGTGAGCGTGACGCTCAACAGGTCGACGCCGAATTGGCCAAGTGGATCGCTGGATTGGACGCGAATGATAAGTTGTACGAACACAACTTGTTGGAAGCGCTCTGGGTAAAGCAGAATCTTGACATGGTCGACCAGGACCTGCTGGCCAAGTTGCTGCGTGCCTCTGATCCGCGAGCCCGCGCTGCTGCGACGCGCGTCCTGTGCTATTGGCGAGATCAGGTCGAGGAACCGCTCGCGATGTTGCAATCGCAAGTGAACGACGAGAACCCTCGCGTTCGCTTGGAAGCAGTTCGTGCGTTGAGTTTCTTTGATACGCAGGAAGCTCTCGATATCGCCTTGGAATCGCTCGCCTACGACCAGGACTATTACCTGGAGTACACGTTGGGCGAAACGATCAAGACGCTTGAAGGTCGCGTTGGCGCCAAAAACTAG
- a CDS encoding PAS domain-containing protein — protein sequence MTTDAANQYSQVTRINELISRLDRPEGDASGGINAFLETIAASPGESLYISEVDTRWTAICLFGAISSLLPAALDDFLDHDLSLLELVHPEDAVRAISAVDEAIGKRQSFDLLFRVRRRDGGWRLLRDRGQAILDRQGQPRFLAHRLSPASLSGTASSGEESKALRAMVRKLETEQRLTACEIHDGFVQLATGALMHIEASALENDELRQAKRLLRESIDEARRLIGGLQPAGLEEAGVPAAIDEFLASAHAYFDIPVSLHFDESFPRLTSTEETALFRILQEAIYNASKHSKSERIRVRLRHVDGLIDAEVRDWGLGFDSTAIGNTGFGLVSMRERAKLLGGRVQLSSVPGEGTIVRFRFEASR from the coding sequence GTGACGACGGACGCCGCCAATCAATATAGCCAAGTGACGAGAATTAACGAGTTGATCTCACGACTGGATCGACCGGAAGGTGATGCAAGCGGTGGCATAAACGCGTTTCTGGAAACGATCGCCGCCAGTCCTGGCGAATCGCTTTACATTTCGGAAGTCGATACTCGCTGGACAGCGATTTGCCTCTTTGGCGCGATATCATCGTTGCTGCCCGCCGCGTTGGACGATTTCCTGGATCATGATCTCTCCTTGCTCGAGTTGGTTCATCCCGAAGATGCAGTGCGAGCGATTTCGGCGGTTGATGAAGCAATCGGTAAACGACAATCGTTCGACTTGCTTTTTCGCGTTCGTCGACGTGATGGCGGTTGGCGATTGTTGCGCGATCGAGGTCAGGCGATTCTCGACCGACAAGGCCAGCCGCGATTCTTGGCGCATCGACTTTCGCCGGCGTCTTTGTCGGGGACCGCGTCCAGCGGAGAAGAATCGAAGGCGCTGCGTGCAATGGTACGGAAATTGGAAACCGAGCAACGACTGACCGCCTGTGAAATCCATGATGGTTTCGTGCAATTGGCGACCGGAGCGTTGATGCACATCGAGGCGTCCGCCTTGGAGAATGACGAGTTGCGGCAGGCCAAACGCTTACTACGCGAATCGATCGACGAAGCACGCCGATTGATCGGGGGACTGCAGCCAGCGGGATTAGAAGAAGCCGGCGTTCCGGCGGCGATCGATGAGTTCTTGGCCAGCGCCCACGCCTATTTTGATATTCCGGTTTCACTCCATTTCGACGAGAGCTTTCCACGTCTTACTTCCACCGAAGAGACGGCGTTGTTCCGCATATTGCAAGAAGCGATCTACAACGCCAGCAAACATAGCAAGTCGGAACGGATTCGAGTTCGCCTGCGTCATGTTGATGGCTTAATTGACGCTGAAGTCCGCGACTGGGGACTTGGCTTTGATTCCACTGCAATCGGCAACACAGGGTTTGGACTGGTCAGCATGCGTGAGCGTGCGAAATTACTGGGGGGCCGCGTACAATTGTCCAGCGTCCCAGGCGAAGGGACGATCGTACGGTTCCGATTTGAAGCGAGTCGCTAA
- a CDS encoding N-formylglutamate amidohydrolase, whose product MDAVVLSCEHGGNDVPAEYQPYFRDAEQVLASHRGWDPGSLEMAGAFQRSTGAPLITATVSRLVVELNRSLGHASLFSEFTRDLSADEKQAILAQYYTPYRTEVEKAIADFYDAGRRVIHLSLHTFTPELNGEVRTAEIGLLYDPRRPGEKSFCAAWRARLVALRTDMRVRLNYPYLGKADGLTTSLRQKYTVDQYVGVELEVNQRLVADTDAWRTLIADLAQTFLTGVRRPMS is encoded by the coding sequence ATGGATGCGGTTGTTCTTTCGTGTGAGCATGGCGGCAACGATGTGCCGGCAGAGTATCAACCCTATTTTCGCGACGCCGAGCAGGTCTTGGCGTCGCATCGCGGCTGGGATCCCGGATCGCTGGAGATGGCGGGCGCATTTCAACGTTCGACCGGAGCGCCGCTCATTACGGCGACGGTATCACGGTTGGTGGTCGAACTGAATCGTTCTCTTGGTCATGCAAGCCTCTTTTCCGAGTTCACGCGGGATCTGTCTGCTGATGAAAAGCAGGCGATCCTGGCTCAGTACTATACGCCTTATCGAACCGAAGTCGAAAAGGCGATCGCTGATTTCTACGATGCCGGGCGACGTGTGATTCATCTGTCGCTGCACACGTTTACGCCAGAGCTGAACGGCGAAGTGCGAACCGCCGAGATTGGGTTGTTGTACGATCCGCGGCGACCCGGCGAAAAGTCGTTTTGCGCCGCTTGGCGAGCGCGGTTGGTGGCCTTGCGAACCGATATGCGAGTCCGTCTGAACTATCCTTACCTGGGAAAAGCGGACGGGCTGACAACTTCGCTGCGACAGAAATATACGGTCGATCAATATGTTGGCGTCGAACTGGAGGTCAATCAGCGATTGGTCGCAGATACGGACGCATGGCGAACGTTGATCGCCGATCTGGCGCAAACATTTTTAACGGGCGTTCGACGTCCCATGAGCTAG
- a CDS encoding HEAT repeat domain-containing protein: MSFRHFSLLTTASFALLLMVSSVSAQGSVDAMVKMIDSGRITEQRLPQVLDMICKRANDENLAFVFQMAIKPDGFPAAVRPDALKSLHEAAVSRNAVPTGDLSAIGELLKSDDRKTQTLAVELAGLWKVEGSLDALSKLATEKKTGAKLKKAAVNSLAMIGGPKAVETLEKLTQPNQPLAVRYLGASALVDVDVDNAAMIAGKILAGADTSTDPAVMIDAFLAQQSGPTKLGAVLAETKLTPDVAKMCLRQMFAVGRSDPELVTVLSKAAGIDDDAPTMTADEIKAVAAEVLQKGDAHRGETLFRRADLNCFKCHSLSGAGGQIGPDLSAVGGSSPADYVVTSILYPEQAVKEAYTTRTILTIDGKVYTGIVAEEDDDRVIMKQASGQAVVIPVDDIEDEKEGGSLMPKGLAKFLTHDEFLDLARFISELGKPGEYKIRTEPTVQRWRVLTETPAELAAGVPTIGELEELLIQAPEDAWTPAYAMLAGALPLAELTADERPVLYLMAEVDVVVGGKVQVGLNETTGVCVWVGDDLLPEGKPEAVELEPGKHAIYLRVDPALFPAKTLRVTVDRPADSHAEYTVVSGA, translated from the coding sequence ATGAGTTTCCGTCACTTCAGCTTGCTGACGACGGCGAGTTTCGCTCTCTTGCTAATGGTTTCCTCGGTCTCGGCGCAAGGGAGCGTCGACGCGATGGTAAAGATGATCGACAGCGGTCGCATCACCGAGCAGCGTCTACCGCAAGTCCTCGATATGATTTGCAAACGGGCCAACGACGAGAACCTGGCTTTCGTCTTTCAAATGGCGATCAAGCCGGATGGCTTTCCGGCGGCGGTTCGACCTGACGCGCTGAAGTCGCTGCACGAAGCGGCCGTGAGTCGTAATGCGGTTCCTACCGGCGATCTGTCGGCGATCGGAGAGCTGCTGAAAAGTGACGATCGAAAAACGCAAACTCTCGCGGTCGAACTGGCCGGTCTGTGGAAAGTGGAAGGTTCGCTCGACGCGCTCTCGAAACTAGCGACCGAAAAGAAGACCGGCGCTAAACTGAAAAAAGCGGCGGTCAACAGCCTGGCGATGATCGGCGGACCGAAAGCGGTCGAGACGTTGGAGAAATTGACCCAGCCGAATCAGCCGTTGGCGGTTCGCTATCTAGGCGCGTCGGCATTGGTCGACGTCGATGTCGACAACGCAGCGATGATCGCCGGGAAAATTCTGGCTGGCGCCGATACTTCGACCGATCCGGCGGTGATGATCGACGCTTTTCTCGCCCAGCAATCAGGGCCGACCAAATTGGGCGCCGTTCTGGCCGAAACCAAATTGACGCCGGATGTCGCAAAGATGTGCTTGCGGCAAATGTTCGCCGTAGGTCGGAGCGATCCAGAACTGGTGACTGTACTTTCAAAAGCGGCCGGTATTGATGACGACGCGCCGACTATGACCGCCGACGAAATCAAAGCGGTCGCCGCTGAAGTCTTGCAAAAAGGGGACGCGCATCGCGGAGAAACGCTCTTCCGCCGCGCCGATTTGAACTGCTTCAAGTGTCACTCGCTAAGCGGCGCCGGCGGCCAGATTGGTCCCGATTTGAGCGCCGTGGGGGGGAGCAGTCCGGCTGATTATGTCGTCACGTCGATCTTGTATCCCGAACAAGCGGTCAAAGAGGCCTACACGACGCGGACCATTTTGACGATTGACGGCAAGGTCTACACCGGCATCGTCGCGGAAGAGGATGATGATCGCGTCATCATGAAACAGGCGAGCGGCCAAGCGGTCGTGATTCCGGTTGACGATATCGAAGACGAAAAAGAAGGCGGCTCGCTGATGCCGAAAGGGCTGGCGAAGTTCCTGACCCATGACGAATTTCTCGATTTGGCGCGATTCATCTCGGAACTCGGCAAGCCTGGTGAATACAAGATTCGTACCGAGCCGACCGTGCAGCGGTGGCGCGTGTTGACGGAAACCCCGGCCGAACTAGCCGCCGGCGTGCCGACGATCGGCGAACTGGAAGAGTTGCTCATCCAGGCGCCGGAGGATGCCTGGACTCCGGCGTACGCAATGCTTGCAGGGGCGCTGCCGCTGGCTGAATTGACGGCGGACGAGCGACCGGTCCTTTACCTAATGGCCGAAGTCGACGTGGTTGTCGGCGGTAAAGTTCAAGTTGGACTGAACGAGACGACTGGAGTTTGCGTTTGGGTCGGTGATGATCTGCTGCCGGAAGGAAAGCCGGAAGCGGTCGAGTTGGAACCCGGCAAGCATGCGATCTATTTACGCGTTGATCCGGCGTTGTTCCCCGCGAAAACGTTGCGTGTGACGGTCGATCGGCCTGCTGATTCGCATGCCGAGTACACCGTCGTCAGCGGCGCCTAG
- a CDS encoding HEAT repeat domain-containing protein — protein sequence MATDLSQLMDHLNSGDVSLRLAACEKLAQIGPESRSAAVPLCRLSADPDESVREAAVGALETLESPSPEDAPALAQLMASSAADVRFWAATLLGRLGESAAQHASELLAAITSDPAIAVQQKAVWAIDQIGVRTASAKAALEQAAKSTDPRLARLATKALANM from the coding sequence ATGGCAACCGATCTATCGCAGCTCATGGATCACCTCAACAGCGGCGATGTGTCGCTTCGTCTCGCTGCTTGTGAAAAATTGGCTCAAATCGGTCCCGAGTCGCGTAGCGCTGCAGTCCCGCTGTGTCGTTTGTCGGCCGATCCCGATGAGTCGGTTCGAGAAGCGGCCGTGGGCGCGTTGGAAACGCTGGAATCTCCTTCGCCCGAGGATGCCCCGGCCCTCGCGCAGTTAATGGCTTCATCCGCTGCCGATGTTCGCTTTTGGGCGGCCACACTGTTGGGCCGACTCGGCGAGTCCGCAGCACAGCATGCGTCGGAACTACTTGCTGCGATTACCAGCGATCCAGCGATCGCAGTCCAACAAAAAGCGGTCTGGGCGATCGATCAGATTGGCGTGCGAACCGCATCTGCAAAAGCGGCTCTGGAACAAGCGGCGAAGTCGACTGACCCGCGACTGGCTCGCTTGGCGACCAAAGCACTCGCAAATATGTAA
- a CDS encoding sterol desaturase family protein, protein MSVVTEHVGPASAALENQKQGAKPRNKPIFVPFVKTVAPWLISLATLAAAIVAIDWLCGWNSQVVARAPVVFAAVYVTNLIRYLVAAGGAFLLFYVLLRRTGWLTPIQQKLAAMPEIRREIFYSIASLAIFAGVGVIVYLGKVAGVLQFYYGGNPLVSYYFWFSVVAMIFLHDAWFYWTHRLLHTKFLYSKVHRIHHLSHNPTPWAAFAFHPVEAFIQAIVLPIVAIFLPMHPLTVVFWMLYMTGMNVFGHLGFELFPHWFLRRRCSNWHNTGVHHNMHHRCVSSNFGLYFNLWDQWLGTNHPDYQAEFERVTADCANSAVEEAD, encoded by the coding sequence ATGAGCGTCGTAACAGAGCATGTCGGGCCAGCCAGCGCCGCCCTGGAGAATCAGAAGCAGGGGGCGAAACCTCGAAATAAGCCGATCTTCGTCCCGTTCGTCAAAACGGTCGCTCCTTGGTTGATCAGTCTGGCGACACTAGCAGCGGCGATTGTCGCGATCGATTGGTTGTGCGGGTGGAATTCGCAGGTTGTCGCGCGTGCTCCAGTCGTATTTGCGGCGGTTTATGTAACCAATTTGATTCGTTATCTGGTTGCCGCCGGCGGGGCGTTTCTGCTGTTTTACGTCCTATTACGGCGAACAGGTTGGTTGACGCCGATTCAACAGAAGCTGGCTGCAATGCCCGAGATTCGCCGGGAGATTTTTTACAGCATTGCGTCGCTGGCGATTTTCGCCGGCGTAGGCGTCATCGTCTATCTGGGCAAAGTCGCAGGGGTATTGCAGTTTTACTACGGCGGCAATCCGCTCGTTAGTTATTACTTTTGGTTCTCAGTCGTTGCGATGATCTTCCTCCATGACGCTTGGTTCTATTGGACGCACCGATTGTTGCATACCAAGTTTCTCTATTCCAAGGTGCATCGCATTCATCATCTGAGCCACAACCCAACTCCCTGGGCGGCGTTCGCTTTTCATCCAGTGGAAGCGTTCATCCAAGCGATCGTATTACCAATCGTGGCAATTTTCCTGCCGATGCATCCGCTGACGGTCGTCTTTTGGATGCTTTACATGACAGGGATGAATGTATTTGGGCACTTGGGATTTGAGCTATTTCCCCATTGGTTTTTGCGAAGGCGTTGCTCCAACTGGCATAACACCGGTGTTCACCACAACATGCATCACCGCTGCGTGAGCTCGAACTTTGGCCTCTATTTCAATCTGTGGGATCAATGGTTGGGGACGAATCACCCTGACTATCAAGCCGAGTTCGAACGGGTGACGGCCGATTGCGCAAATAGCGCAGTCGAAGAAGCCGATTAG
- a CDS encoding esterase/lipase family protein encodes MLQIMRINAATSIASIAVVLCAMQTGCLSHSRGRWNPPIMADPDPASAPRSSCFSVVPCAATLELIEPGNAMRIPDVEPADLPPRLPNDGGFWRNPNLNAGPQRLPPIDQETPTPLPSNPQWGEPVMPQPLPDGVIQPAPIAEYEIEMKTPPRDDRLLLAESYYAMAVDADRKIDEHAMSLYLDSILGAWDYLQTAPAENDISKKTGRAWEIYHSSLARLIHIAAVTGRIEKNIRIKIPEDYGFRVLEIEYAGFTWRADEFDEWNVVGDYHSKYLLHHYKRPGLGVPLVIVRHRRPDDQFLPSKTPFNATAVLRPLDDECQVEMDTPTPDCETHVERLVGSLQLFNPDENDDVEFRECQTVLAADWTALFAYLLSHPQQEMQRSSHHGRSDPPPAGLFMLEPHQPGRIPVVFVHGLLSAPYTWAAMANEFYAYPELHKRYEIWAFQYPTDEPFLESAAVLRRQLDCAVQCSDSDGTDPALDNMVVVGHSMGGLIAKLLAANSGNTLWQHAAFVPIEEVVAPKKERLRLQQSFFFSATPYVKEVVYIATPHQGSSWARRCLGQATSLVIEGVEHREEEHKKIVNANPAAFREELRRRPPTSIDLLEPDSLILKGIYDLDVAPEVREHSIIGRGWWSIHDGASDGVVPVTSARLPGVDTEVMVSATHTHLNKHPGTICEVLRILQQHADQLPWVQPHLVGQAATN; translated from the coding sequence ATGCTGCAGATCATGAGGATCAACGCCGCGACGAGCATCGCCTCGATTGCCGTCGTGCTCTGCGCCATGCAAACCGGCTGCCTTTCTCACAGTCGCGGTCGCTGGAATCCGCCGATCATGGCCGATCCCGATCCCGCTTCGGCTCCGCGATCCTCTTGCTTTAGCGTCGTGCCGTGCGCAGCGACCTTAGAATTGATCGAGCCGGGCAATGCGATGCGCATTCCCGATGTCGAGCCTGCCGATCTCCCTCCCCGTTTGCCCAACGACGGCGGATTTTGGCGTAACCCAAACCTCAATGCGGGGCCGCAGCGTCTGCCGCCGATCGATCAAGAGACGCCGACTCCGCTTCCCAGCAATCCCCAGTGGGGCGAACCGGTCATGCCGCAGCCGTTGCCCGACGGCGTGATCCAGCCTGCGCCGATTGCTGAATACGAAATCGAAATGAAAACCCCGCCGCGCGACGATCGGTTGCTGTTGGCCGAAAGCTATTACGCGATGGCGGTCGACGCCGATCGAAAGATCGACGAGCATGCGATGAGCTTGTATCTCGACTCGATACTAGGAGCGTGGGACTATTTGCAGACGGCGCCGGCGGAGAATGATATTTCGAAGAAGACGGGACGCGCTTGGGAAATTTATCATTCGAGCCTGGCGCGGCTAATTCATATCGCGGCGGTGACGGGACGCATTGAAAAGAATATTCGGATCAAAATACCGGAAGACTACGGCTTTCGGGTGCTCGAGATCGAATACGCCGGGTTCACCTGGCGGGCCGATGAATTTGACGAGTGGAATGTGGTCGGAGACTACCATTCGAAATATCTGCTGCATCACTACAAACGCCCTGGATTGGGAGTGCCGTTAGTGATTGTCCGTCATCGTCGGCCTGACGATCAATTCTTGCCGTCGAAAACTCCGTTTAACGCAACGGCGGTGCTTCGTCCACTAGATGACGAATGCCAAGTCGAGATGGATACGCCGACGCCTGATTGCGAAACGCATGTCGAACGTTTGGTCGGCTCGCTGCAGTTGTTCAATCCGGATGAAAATGATGATGTTGAATTCCGCGAATGCCAAACGGTGCTCGCCGCCGATTGGACAGCGCTGTTCGCTTATCTCTTGAGTCACCCGCAACAAGAGATGCAGCGTTCGTCCCATCATGGCAGATCCGATCCGCCGCCAGCTGGGTTGTTCATGCTAGAGCCGCATCAGCCGGGTCGCATTCCGGTCGTGTTTGTGCATGGCTTGCTTTCGGCGCCGTACACCTGGGCGGCGATGGCCAATGAATTCTATGCGTATCCCGAACTGCACAAGCGATACGAAATTTGGGCGTTTCAATATCCGACCGACGAACCGTTCTTAGAATCGGCGGCCGTACTGCGGCGTCAGTTGGACTGCGCCGTTCAATGTAGTGATTCGGACGGGACCGATCCGGCGCTCGATAACATGGTGGTGGTGGGGCATAGCATGGGGGGCCTGATCGCCAAGCTGTTGGCCGCCAACAGCGGAAATACGCTCTGGCAACATGCCGCTTTTGTGCCGATCGAAGAAGTCGTCGCGCCAAAAAAGGAGCGCCTCCGGCTGCAGCAAAGCTTTTTCTTTTCGGCGACCCCTTACGTCAAAGAAGTCGTCTATATCGCGACGCCGCACCAAGGCTCTTCGTGGGCGCGGCGCTGTTTGGGGCAAGCGACCTCCTTGGTGATTGAAGGGGTAGAGCATCGGGAAGAAGAGCATAAGAAAATAGTGAATGCGAATCCGGCCGCATTTCGCGAAGAGCTGCGCCGCCGACCGCCAACCAGCATTGACTTGTTGGAGCCCGATAGTTTGATCTTGAAGGGAATCTATGACTTGGACGTCGCGCCGGAAGTGCGTGAACATTCGATCATCGGACGAGGCTGGTGGTCCATTCATGACGGCGCCTCGGATGGCGTGGTGCCGGTAACCAGTGCGCGTTTGCCAGGCGTCGATACCGAAGTGATGGTTTCTGCAACGCATACGCATCTCAATAAGCATCCCGGAACCATATGCGAAGTGCTGCGCATTTTGCAGCAGCACGCCGATCAACTTCCTTGGGTCCAGCCGCATCTAGTGGGGCAAGCGGCGACGAATTAA
- a CDS encoding Gfo/Idh/MocA family protein: MISFPAKGTHVTVRWGILGCGDVVRKRVAAAIQAVDGCELLAACRRDADSLKTFCDEFSVPRGYPSADQLLADEEINAVYIATPVHLHLPQTLAALAAGKHVLVEKPMALTPTECELMINAAKEINRTLGVAYYRPFYPAIERLGQLIQTGQLGKVLAVQIACSAPIVLEEDGSLPWRVKSQEGGGGPVMDVGSHRIDVLLRLFGDVIDIRGICSRKSPDAVENVATFALRFDDGPQASVTCLFDAVHDPDSWTVIGTQGIVDATPLNSGRLVIRTCDGDQVEHHPPHANYNVPLIADFVAAIEEGRPPHVSGEDGLRVNEVIEQIYRDAR, encoded by the coding sequence GTGATTTCGTTTCCAGCGAAAGGGACGCATGTGACGGTACGGTGGGGAATATTGGGGTGCGGCGATGTCGTCCGTAAACGGGTCGCAGCCGCGATCCAAGCGGTCGACGGCTGCGAACTGTTGGCCGCCTGTCGCCGCGACGCCGACTCGCTCAAAACGTTTTGCGACGAATTTTCGGTTCCGCGCGGATATCCGTCCGCGGATCAATTGCTCGCCGACGAAGAGATCAACGCGGTCTATATCGCAACTCCGGTCCATCTCCACTTGCCGCAAACGTTGGCGGCGCTGGCCGCCGGCAAGCATGTGCTGGTCGAGAAGCCGATGGCCCTGACTCCGACCGAGTGCGAGTTGATGATCAACGCGGCGAAAGAAATCAATCGCACCTTGGGGGTCGCCTATTATCGCCCGTTTTACCCGGCGATCGAGCGCCTGGGCCAATTGATCCAGACCGGACAACTGGGCAAAGTGCTGGCGGTGCAAATCGCCTGTTCAGCGCCGATTGTCCTGGAGGAAGATGGCTCCCTGCCCTGGCGAGTGAAATCGCAAGAAGGAGGCGGAGGGCCCGTGATGGATGTCGGCAGCCACCGGATTGACGTCCTGCTGCGGCTCTTTGGAGACGTCATCGACATCCGAGGAATCTGCTCCCGCAAGTCGCCCGACGCGGTCGAAAATGTGGCGACCTTCGCGCTCCGTTTCGACGACGGGCCCCAAGCCAGCGTCACCTGTCTGTTTGACGCTGTGCATGATCCCGATTCATGGACCGTTATTGGAACGCAAGGAATCGTCGATGCGACGCCGCTCAACTCGGGCCGGTTGGTGATTCGCACCTGCGACGGTGATCAGGTCGAACATCATCCTCCGCACGCGAACTACAACGTGCCGTTGATCGCCGACTTTGTCGCCGCGATTGAGGAAGGTCGTCCTCCGCACGTCAGCGGCGAAGATGGTCTGCGCGTCAACGAAGTTATCGAGCAAATCTATCGCGACGCGCGGTAG